Proteins encoded by one window of Mustela erminea isolate mMusErm1 chromosome 5, mMusErm1.Pri, whole genome shotgun sequence:
- the GATM gene encoding glycine amidinotransferase, mitochondrial → MLRVRCLRGGSRGAEAVHYIGSRLGRTLTRWVQRTFQSTQAATASSRNSCAADDKATDPLPKDCPVSSYNEWDPLEEVIVGRAENACVPPFTVEVKANTYEKYWPFYQKHGGHNFPKDHLKKAVAEIEEMCNILKMEGVTVRRPDPIDWSLKYKTPDFESTGLYGAMPRDILIVVGNEIIEAPMAWRARFFEYRAYRSIIKDYFHRGAKWTTAPKPTMGDKLYDQNYPIHSVEDRHKLAAQGKFVTTEFEPCFDAADFIRAGRDIFAQRSQVTNYLGIEWMRRHLAPDYRVHILSFKDPNPMHIDATFNIIGPGLVLSNPDRPCDQIDLFKKAGWTIVTPPIPVIPDDHPLWMSSKWLSMNVLMLDEKRVMVDANEVPIQKMFEKLGISTIKVSIRNANSLGGGFHCWTCDIRRRGTLQSYFD, encoded by the exons ATGCTGCGGGTGCGGTGTCTGCGCGGCGGGAGCCGCGGCGCCGAGGCGGTGCACTACATCGGCTCTCGG CTTGGAAGAACCTTAACACGGTGGGTGCAGAGAACTTTCCAGAGCACCCAGGCAGCTACTGCTTCCTCCCGGAATTCCTGTGCAGCTGATGATAAGGCCACTGATCCTCTACCCAAGGACTGCCCTGTCTCTTCTTACAACGAATGGGACCCATTAGAAGAAGTGATAGTGGGCAGAGCAGAAAATGCCTGTGTTCCACCATTCACTGTGGAGGTGAAG GCCAACACATATGAAAAGTACTGGCCATTTTACCAGAAGCATGGAGGCCATAATTTTCCCAAAGATCATTTGAAAAAGGCTGTTGCTGAAATTGAAGAGAtgtgcaatattttaaaaatggaaggagtGACAGTGAGGAGACCTGACCCCATTGACTGGTCACTGAAGTATAAAACTCCTGATTTTGAGTCTACGG GTTTATATGGTGCGATGCCTCGAGACATCCTGATAGTTGTGGGCAATGAGATTATCGAGGCTCCCATGGCGTGGCGTGCCCGCTTCTTTGAGTACCGTGCATATCGGTCAATTATTAAAGACTACTTCCACCGTGGCGCCAAGTGGACAACTGCTCCCAAGCCAACAATGGGTGATAAGCTTTATGACCAG AATTACCCTATCCATTCAGTAGAAGACAGACACAAATTGGCTGCTCAGGGAAAATTTGTGACAACTGAGTTCGAGCCATGCTTTGATGCTGCTGACTTCATTAGAGCTGGAAGAGATATTTTTGCACAGAGAAGCCAG GTTACAAACTATCTGGGCATTGAATGGATGCGTAGGCATCTTGCTCCAGACTACAGAGTGCATATCCTCTCCTTTAAAGACCCCAATCCAATGCATATTGATGCCACCTTCAATATCATTGGACCTGGTCTTGTGCTGTCCAACCCTGACCGACCGTGTGATCAG ATTGATCTTTTTAAGAAAGCAGGATGGACCATAGTTACTCCTCCAATACCAGTCATCCCAGATG ATCACCCACTCTGGATGTCATCCAAATGGCTTTCCATGAATGTCTTAATGCTAGATGAGAAGCGTGTCATGGTGGATGCCAATGAAGTTCCAATTCAAAAGATGTTTGAAAAACTGG GTATCAGTACCATCAAGGTTAGCATCCGTAATGCCAATTCCCTGGGAGGAGGCTTCCACTGCTGGACCTGTGATATCCGGCGCCGAGGCACCCTACAGTCCTACTTTGACTGA